One Arthrobacter sp. StoSoilB20 DNA segment encodes these proteins:
- a CDS encoding HAD-IA family hydrolase, whose translation MSHPAAPVLTVRAVLFDMDGTLVDSTAVVEQVWLEFAERYGLDYNEILRTSHGVQAGDTVRRYAPAGADFAALTAELGEMERSRTDGVIALPGAEALLTGLPDDAIALVTSADQILADIRMQAAGLTMPSTAVTAESVSRGKPHPEGYLKAAALLGADPADVVVFEDAPAGIAAARAAGMRTVVVGKAAAGHNSDLEPGMWQIPDYSAVTVTAVKDDDGGHVITLTLQ comes from the coding sequence ATGAGCCATCCTGCCGCACCCGTGCTGACTGTCCGTGCCGTCCTCTTCGACATGGACGGCACGCTGGTGGATTCCACGGCCGTCGTGGAGCAGGTGTGGCTCGAGTTCGCTGAGCGCTACGGCCTGGATTACAACGAAATCCTCCGCACATCCCACGGTGTCCAAGCAGGCGATACCGTGCGGCGCTACGCCCCGGCAGGGGCCGACTTCGCCGCTTTGACGGCCGAACTTGGCGAGATGGAACGTTCCCGGACGGACGGTGTCATTGCCCTTCCCGGTGCTGAAGCCCTGCTGACGGGCCTCCCGGATGATGCCATCGCCTTGGTCACCTCGGCAGATCAAATCCTTGCCGATATCCGCATGCAGGCAGCCGGACTCACCATGCCATCCACTGCTGTCACTGCGGAGTCCGTCAGCCGTGGCAAGCCGCATCCGGAGGGCTATCTGAAGGCGGCGGCACTCCTGGGAGCCGACCCGGCCGACGTCGTGGTTTTCGAAGACGCACCCGCCGGGATCGCTGCTGCGCGCGCGGCGGGGATGCGGACCGTGGTGGTGGGCAAAGCCGCTGCCGGTCACAATTCGGACCTGGAGCCTGGCATGTGGCAGATTCCGGACTACTCGGCCGTGACCGTCACCGCTGTCAAGGACGACGACGGCGGGCACGTCATCACGCTGACCCTCCAGTAG
- a CDS encoding aminotransferase class V-fold PLP-dependent enzyme — protein sequence MSAMPEAYGAALERAMVHAGDWLASVPTRPVRPSSDADQVAKSILPRLPDEATDAAEVVDELAALAEPGLMAIQSGRFFGWVMGGTLPAAMAADWLVSAWDQNTGLRFATPAAAAIEESAAAWLLELLGLPATADVGFTTGATTANFVGLAAGRQYLMDEAGWDLEALGLTGAPRITTFAGRERHAAVDLALRYLGLGACVPVEADHQGRILPDALAEAMDQQPGPSLVCLQAGNLHSGAFDPMEEAIAVAHDRGAWVHVDGAFGLWAAVSPTLRGRLTGVEDADSWATDAHKTLNVPYDCGLAIVSRPESLRRAFSVHTSYLIATETGLGDPLEKVPEMSRRARGIPVWAALRQLGRDGVISMVERLAANARALAEGLAAIPGVEVLNDVVFTQVSVSFGSDDRTHRVTQRLMAEGAVWMSGSSWRGREILRISVSNWTTDAGDVAASIAAVRGAVEVEPEV from the coding sequence ATGTCTGCGATGCCGGAGGCGTACGGTGCTGCACTGGAGCGGGCCATGGTCCACGCCGGTGACTGGCTTGCGTCGGTCCCAACACGTCCAGTCCGCCCGTCCTCCGATGCCGATCAGGTGGCCAAGAGCATCCTGCCGCGCCTGCCGGATGAAGCGACAGATGCCGCCGAGGTAGTCGATGAGCTCGCCGCGCTGGCTGAGCCGGGCCTCATGGCAATCCAGTCCGGACGGTTCTTTGGGTGGGTCATGGGCGGAACCCTGCCTGCGGCCATGGCCGCGGATTGGCTTGTTTCGGCGTGGGACCAGAACACGGGGCTTCGGTTCGCCACCCCTGCCGCTGCCGCGATCGAGGAATCTGCAGCCGCCTGGCTGCTGGAACTCTTGGGACTGCCCGCCACCGCCGACGTCGGATTTACCACCGGCGCAACCACCGCCAACTTCGTGGGATTGGCGGCAGGACGTCAATACCTGATGGACGAGGCAGGCTGGGACTTGGAGGCTCTTGGGTTGACCGGCGCCCCGCGCATCACCACCTTTGCCGGCCGGGAGCGCCACGCTGCAGTGGATTTGGCGTTGCGGTACCTCGGCTTGGGGGCCTGCGTTCCGGTAGAGGCGGACCACCAAGGACGGATCCTTCCCGATGCCCTGGCTGAGGCCATGGACCAACAGCCCGGGCCTTCGCTGGTCTGCCTCCAAGCGGGAAACCTGCATTCCGGTGCGTTTGATCCCATGGAGGAAGCCATTGCGGTGGCCCATGATCGGGGAGCCTGGGTGCACGTGGATGGGGCGTTCGGTTTGTGGGCCGCTGTGAGCCCCACGTTGCGGGGTCGGCTGACGGGGGTGGAGGACGCGGACTCCTGGGCAACGGACGCCCACAAGACGTTGAACGTCCCCTATGACTGCGGCCTGGCGATTGTCTCCAGGCCAGAATCCCTAAGGCGTGCTTTCAGTGTCCACACCAGCTATCTCATAGCCACCGAAACCGGGCTGGGGGATCCGCTGGAGAAAGTCCCTGAGATGTCCCGCCGGGCCCGTGGCATTCCCGTATGGGCCGCACTCAGGCAACTGGGCCGCGATGGCGTGATCTCCATGGTTGAGCGCCTCGCGGCCAACGCCCGGGCATTGGCCGAAGGACTCGCCGCCATTCCGGGCGTCGAGGTGCTCAACGATGTGGTGTTCACGCAGGTCTCGGTGAGCTTCGGCAGCGACGACCGGACGCACCGGGTGACGCAGCGGCTCATGGCCGAGGGCGCGGTGTGGATGTCCGGATCCTCGTGGCGTGGCCGTGAAATCCTGCGTATTTCCGTGAGCAACTGGACCACCGACGCCGGAGATGTTGCCGCCTCCATTGCAGCAGTCAGGGGTGCTGTGGAGGTCGAGCCCGAAGTTTAG
- a CDS encoding MerR family DNA-binding transcriptional regulator, with the protein MGTAESGQWSIGELAKACGVSVRTLHHYDEIGLLTASGRTPSGHRRYGEGDLRRLYRIRALHMLGIPLASITTALDGPGNDDDDLGSMRVLLDRQLRHVQQHAQQVQALQDRLGELFNRLDAPAMPTAAQFMSTLEMITVFEKHFTPEQRRQLAEKRQELGAEKIEDSKRQWTALVEEGLEHVRAGTSISDPAVQEWVHSWDRIGEMFHSGEDTKTAARAAWQENAQTISADLPWSAEDLAGLMGYLHKARAHEPQA; encoded by the coding sequence ATGGGAACAGCGGAGAGCGGACAGTGGAGTATCGGCGAACTCGCCAAAGCCTGCGGAGTCAGCGTGCGGACACTCCATCACTACGATGAGATCGGCCTGCTGACCGCGAGCGGCCGGACGCCTTCCGGTCATCGACGGTACGGGGAGGGCGATCTTCGACGACTGTACCGGATCAGGGCCCTTCACATGCTCGGGATTCCGCTTGCTTCCATCACGACAGCGCTGGATGGACCCGGGAACGATGATGATGATCTCGGTTCCATGCGTGTCCTGCTGGACCGGCAATTACGGCATGTTCAACAGCACGCCCAACAAGTCCAGGCGCTTCAGGACCGGCTGGGTGAGCTGTTCAACCGACTGGACGCTCCAGCCATGCCCACCGCTGCCCAATTCATGTCAACTTTGGAGATGATCACCGTGTTCGAAAAACACTTCACACCGGAACAGCGTCGACAGCTTGCGGAGAAACGCCAGGAGCTGGGAGCAGAGAAGATCGAGGACTCAAAACGTCAATGGACCGCGCTGGTGGAAGAAGGCCTGGAGCATGTCCGGGCCGGTACTTCCATCTCGGATCCGGCAGTGCAGGAGTGGGTGCATTCCTGGGACCGCATCGGGGAGATGTTCCATTCGGGCGAGGATACAAAAACCGCGGCCCGCGCAGCCTGGCAGGAGAACGCCCAAACGATCAGCGCAGACCTGCCCTGGAGCGCCGAAGACCTGGCCGGCCTGATGGGGTACCTGCACAAAGCGAGGGCGCACGAGCCCCAGGCCTAA
- a CDS encoding glycosyltransferase: MTLTNPTTSAPPRRFHSARFGGGALPASQPELLNVRPENPQLPRRSPVDTGAGVPVLDLTVPVFNEEAHLEKNLRTLHGHLSGTFPHTFRITVADNSSTDSTLRIAERLARELPELRVVRFQERGRGNALRRLWQSSPSPVLAYMEADLSTDLSALAPLLAPLLSGHSDLAVGTRLAPDSRVVRSGGREFTSRSYNALLRTVLGTRISDAQCGFKAVRADVAHLLLPHTKDDGWFFDTELLVIAERCGLRIHEVPVDWTDDPNSSVDVVRTALADLRGMARLTRDLRPGRFPVRELRLGRDRTAPGTGLAGRVLGAVAWTSLYALFFVLLRSVVDPLPANFIALALMASTTRLRIQGPVMLLLTTLLSTAALAILPVMTTADRWLEGAVLAAAGLAGHIGGYVAGRRRLAPDVT, from the coding sequence ATGACGCTCACAAATCCAACCACCAGCGCTCCCCCACGACGGTTCCACTCCGCGCGCTTCGGTGGCGGGGCGTTGCCTGCTTCGCAGCCGGAACTCTTGAACGTAAGGCCGGAGAACCCGCAGTTGCCCAGGCGCTCCCCCGTGGACACCGGGGCCGGCGTCCCCGTTCTCGATCTCACCGTCCCCGTGTTCAATGAGGAAGCGCACCTGGAGAAGAACCTCCGCACGCTTCACGGCCATCTCTCCGGCACTTTTCCGCACACTTTCCGGATCACGGTCGCTGACAACTCCAGCACGGACAGCACCCTAAGGATCGCCGAACGCCTGGCACGGGAACTTCCGGAACTGCGGGTGGTCCGGTTCCAGGAAAGAGGGCGCGGAAACGCCCTCCGCCGCCTCTGGCAATCCTCACCGTCACCCGTGCTGGCCTACATGGAAGCGGATCTGTCCACGGATTTGTCCGCCTTGGCTCCCCTCCTTGCGCCGCTGCTTTCAGGCCACTCCGACCTGGCTGTCGGCACGCGCCTGGCACCTGACTCGCGCGTGGTCCGCAGTGGTGGCCGCGAATTCACCTCCCGCAGCTACAACGCCCTGCTCCGCACCGTCCTGGGCACACGCATTTCCGATGCCCAGTGCGGCTTCAAAGCCGTCCGCGCGGACGTTGCGCACCTTCTCCTCCCGCATACCAAGGACGACGGCTGGTTTTTTGACACCGAGCTCCTCGTCATCGCCGAACGTTGTGGTTTACGCATTCATGAAGTCCCGGTCGACTGGACCGATGACCCCAACTCAAGTGTCGACGTCGTACGAACCGCGCTTGCCGACCTGCGGGGCATGGCGCGGCTGACCCGAGACCTTCGCCCCGGACGTTTTCCGGTCAGGGAGCTTCGGCTAGGACGGGACCGGACGGCTCCCGGAACCGGACTTGCGGGGCGTGTGCTTGGTGCGGTGGCGTGGACGTCGCTTTATGCCCTGTTCTTCGTGCTGCTCCGCAGTGTCGTGGATCCTTTGCCGGCGAACTTCATCGCCCTTGCCCTCATGGCCTCGACTACCCGCCTGCGCATCCAAGGACCGGTCATGCTTCTCCTGACGACGCTGCTGAGTACGGCTGCGCTTGCGATCCTGCCGGTAATGACGACGGCGGACCGCTGGCTTGAAGGAGCCGTGCTGGCTGCCGCTGGACTCGCCGGGCATATCGGCGGGTATGTGGCTGGCCGAAGAAGGCTTGCACCTGACGTTACGTGA
- a CDS encoding HAMP domain-containing sensor histidine kinase has translation MSTLSGVARKSGRSWLNPSTWHLRTRLVLVAMALLVAICGAVGVVSYASMDMVFNKQLDRQLEQASSRANDFGRPPSNFPSSPSGKPDPLEARGQAAGTLNARIDGSTVRSSGLIDAQGNRVALSPADEQVLLALPKSGDPVDRSLSNGDYRLVAVEAPYGDVIVTGLPLADKQSAEASLVWTMVLVSLGGLVVIGLAGTVIIRRTMRPLEQLSEVATKVSRLPLDAGEVALAVRVPPSAAHPGTEVGSVGHALNLMLNNVSSALEARQESETKVRQFVADASHELRTPLTAIRGYTELLRMTESFTDDGRKSLARVQSQSERMTTLVEDLLLLARLDEGQPVKVTDVDLTQLVIETVSDEKVMAPDHIWQLQLPDEPVTVRGDSTQLHQVLANLLSNARKHTDAGTTVVTAVMLSADGSAVVTVTDNGPGIPEDFQGRIFSRFARADAARSGSEGTSGLGLSIVESIVEAHGGSVEVTSRPGRTEFALRLPTVTAEGM, from the coding sequence TTGAGCACACTTTCAGGAGTGGCCAGAAAATCCGGCCGCAGCTGGCTGAACCCCTCCACGTGGCATTTGCGTACCCGGCTGGTCCTGGTGGCGATGGCACTGCTGGTCGCTATCTGCGGGGCGGTAGGAGTGGTCAGCTACGCCTCCATGGACATGGTGTTCAACAAGCAGCTCGACAGGCAGCTCGAGCAGGCGTCCAGCCGCGCGAACGACTTCGGCAGGCCGCCGTCGAACTTTCCCTCCTCACCTTCGGGGAAGCCGGACCCGCTGGAGGCCAGGGGGCAGGCCGCCGGAACGCTCAACGCCAGGATCGACGGGTCCACTGTCCGCAGTTCAGGGCTCATTGACGCCCAAGGCAACCGTGTTGCGCTGTCCCCCGCGGATGAGCAAGTGCTGTTGGCGCTGCCCAAGAGCGGTGATCCGGTGGATCGTTCCCTCTCCAACGGGGACTATCGGCTGGTAGCGGTCGAGGCCCCCTATGGCGACGTGATCGTCACGGGCCTGCCTCTCGCGGACAAACAGAGCGCCGAGGCCTCACTGGTCTGGACAATGGTGTTGGTCTCGCTGGGCGGGCTGGTGGTCATCGGCCTCGCCGGCACCGTCATCATCCGCCGGACCATGCGGCCTCTGGAGCAGCTCTCCGAGGTGGCCACCAAGGTTTCACGTCTTCCGCTCGACGCCGGTGAAGTGGCACTTGCGGTGCGCGTACCGCCGTCGGCCGCCCATCCCGGAACGGAAGTGGGCAGCGTAGGCCATGCCCTGAACCTGATGCTGAACAACGTCTCCAGCGCTTTGGAAGCCCGCCAGGAAAGCGAAACCAAGGTACGCCAGTTCGTCGCGGACGCCTCACACGAGCTCCGAACGCCGCTCACTGCCATCCGCGGTTACACCGAACTGCTGAGGATGACCGAAAGCTTCACTGACGACGGCCGCAAATCCCTGGCCCGCGTGCAAAGCCAGTCAGAGCGGATGACAACGCTGGTGGAGGATCTCCTGCTGCTCGCCAGGTTGGACGAGGGCCAACCGGTCAAGGTTACCGATGTGGACCTCACCCAGTTGGTGATCGAAACGGTCAGTGACGAGAAGGTCATGGCGCCGGACCACATATGGCAACTGCAACTGCCGGACGAACCCGTCACGGTCCGCGGCGACTCCACCCAGCTGCACCAGGTCCTGGCCAATCTTTTGTCCAATGCCCGCAAACACACCGATGCCGGCACTACCGTGGTTACGGCCGTCATGCTCTCCGCCGATGGCAGCGCAGTGGTGACCGTGACAGACAACGGGCCGGGCATTCCAGAGGATTTCCAAGGCCGGATCTTCTCCCGCTTTGCCCGGGCGGATGCCGCGAGATCGGGGTCTGAAGGGACGTCGGGGCTGGGGTTGTCGATCGTGGAATCCATCGTCGAAGCGCACGGCGGTAGCGTGGAGGTCACGTCGCGCCCGGGTCGAACCGAATTCGCCCTGCGGCTACCTACCGTCACCGCCGAAGGGATGTAA
- a CDS encoding response regulator transcription factor, with translation MASSHSMTNNLPQLSHPDGSPIRALVVDDEPSLAELMSMGLRMAGWSVSVAGDGPGAVKLAKDFRPDVLVLDVMLPGFDGVEVLNRIRAFAPEVPALFLTAKDAVQDRIVGLAAGGDDYVTKPFSMEEVLLRLHRLVQRSGVAAMDTAELVVGDLTLNVDTREVTRAGEDIPLTATQFELLRYLMENPKRVISKAQILDRVWDYDFGGQANIVELYISYLRKKIEANHPPMIHTIRGAGYVIKPAD, from the coding sequence ATGGCCTCCTCGCACTCCATGACCAACAACCTGCCCCAGCTCTCCCACCCTGATGGTTCTCCGATCCGCGCCTTGGTGGTGGATGACGAACCCAGCCTCGCCGAACTCATGAGCATGGGATTGCGCATGGCCGGTTGGTCTGTGTCCGTTGCCGGCGATGGTCCCGGGGCCGTGAAGCTGGCCAAGGATTTCCGGCCGGACGTCCTGGTCCTTGATGTCATGCTGCCCGGTTTCGACGGCGTGGAGGTCCTCAACCGCATCCGCGCCTTCGCCCCGGAAGTGCCCGCCCTCTTCCTCACCGCCAAGGATGCCGTGCAGGACAGGATCGTCGGATTGGCTGCCGGCGGCGATGACTACGTCACCAAACCTTTCAGCATGGAAGAAGTCCTCCTGCGACTCCACCGGCTGGTCCAGCGTTCGGGCGTCGCTGCCATGGACACCGCGGAACTGGTGGTGGGTGACCTCACCCTGAACGTGGACACCCGCGAAGTTACCCGCGCAGGCGAGGACATTCCCCTCACGGCAACCCAGTTCGAGCTTCTGCGCTACCTCATGGAGAACCCCAAACGGGTCATCAGCAAAGCCCAGATCCTGGACCGCGTGTGGGATTACGACTTCGGTGGGCAAGCCAACATCGTGGAGCTCTACATTTCCTACCTTCGCAAGAAAATCGAAGCCAACCATCCGCCGATGATCCACACCATTCGCGGCGCCGGCTACGTCATCAAGCCCGCGGACTAG
- a CDS encoding winged helix-turn-helix domain-containing protein, translating into MSVASGYVHISVRNANKAASNAGLRPGFGNRPGYAPSQQGAGQQAPGYVPQGYNPNSYGQLRAVPAAEPAPMTAPTPVIAQSDRLRPVANDNVARGFVLYMGIDEETAAAAGTSIAKLAQEIRAYAQSLVTGAESYAAVAVAPAGAPGSALDVVRSTFGDPTVAARQRTETARPAPQQESRPSGVLIDLARREVHLDGESLNLTFKEFELLNYLVENGTRTVGRDELLEGLWRNAEEVPNERTIDVHIRRLRSKLGRLANTVRTVRGQGYRFYEHPEVIVWAAPEYSI; encoded by the coding sequence ATGTCAGTTGCATCTGGATACGTCCACATCTCCGTCCGTAACGCCAACAAGGCCGCATCGAACGCAGGGCTCCGCCCCGGCTTCGGCAACCGCCCCGGCTACGCTCCCTCCCAGCAGGGCGCAGGCCAGCAGGCCCCCGGTTACGTTCCGCAGGGTTACAACCCCAACTCCTATGGCCAGTTGCGGGCAGTGCCCGCTGCCGAGCCGGCACCCATGACTGCGCCTACGCCGGTCATTGCCCAGTCCGACAGGCTCCGCCCCGTTGCCAACGACAACGTAGCCCGTGGCTTCGTGCTCTACATGGGCATTGACGAAGAAACCGCAGCGGCCGCAGGCACCTCCATTGCCAAGCTGGCCCAGGAAATCCGTGCCTACGCCCAGTCCCTCGTGACCGGTGCAGAGAGCTATGCTGCCGTGGCAGTAGCCCCCGCCGGCGCGCCCGGGTCCGCACTCGACGTCGTGCGTTCAACCTTCGGTGACCCGACTGTCGCCGCACGCCAGCGCACCGAAACCGCCCGCCCGGCACCGCAGCAGGAATCCCGCCCCTCCGGCGTGCTGATCGACCTCGCCCGCCGCGAAGTGCACCTGGACGGCGAATCGCTGAACCTGACGTTCAAGGAATTCGAACTCCTCAACTATCTCGTGGAGAACGGCACCCGCACCGTGGGCCGCGACGAACTCCTTGAAGGACTGTGGCGCAACGCCGAAGAGGTCCCCAACGAGCGCACCATCGACGTCCACATCCGCCGCCTCCGCTCCAAGCTGGGCCGCCTTGCCAACACCGTCCGCACGGTCCGTGGCCAGGGCTACCGTTTCTACGAGCACCCCGAGGTCATCGTCTGGGCCGCTCCGGAATACTCGATCTAA
- a CDS encoding histidine phosphatase family protein: MSDHHIKRLVIMRHAKADWPMGVPDHERPLEERGHREAPLAGKWLLEQGVVPDFILCSSALRTRQTCTWVCDELGDKAPTPKLEDGLYSASANRMLTVINHVPDTVTTLMIISHMPGVQDLAMHLASRDSDHDAYMDAATRYPTSALTVMETEKSWAELDGQDARLTHFAVPRT, from the coding sequence ATGAGCGATCACCACATCAAGCGCCTTGTGATCATGCGGCATGCCAAGGCTGATTGGCCCATGGGGGTGCCTGATCACGAGCGTCCCCTCGAGGAACGGGGCCACAGGGAGGCCCCGCTTGCCGGCAAATGGTTGCTCGAGCAAGGCGTGGTGCCCGACTTTATCCTGTGCTCGTCTGCGCTGAGGACCCGGCAAACATGCACATGGGTCTGCGATGAACTGGGCGACAAAGCGCCGACGCCGAAACTCGAGGACGGCCTGTACTCAGCCTCAGCGAACCGTATGTTGACGGTCATCAATCATGTCCCCGATACCGTCACCACGTTGATGATCATCTCGCACATGCCCGGGGTCCAGGATCTCGCCATGCACTTGGCCTCGCGCGATTCGGACCACGACGCGTACATGGACGCCGCCACCCGCTACCCAACGAGTGCGTTGACGGTAATGGAAACGGAGAAATCCTGGGCTGAACTGGACGGGCAGGACGCGCGGCTGACGCACTTCGCGGTCCCCCGCACCTAG
- a CDS encoding LysR family transcriptional regulator, which produces MIDIPALRALVAVEQHGSVVAASEVMGFSPSAVSQQIKKLEKQTGVTVLERNGRGVLLTERGLALAGYGRRIMGELEELQATLLADPAKPSGLLRLVAFSTACRGLVGPMLGRIAANHPAVKVTVLAEDPREAVQRVASGEAELAVVHNWNSVPLVIPENLVHEDLCIDQADVLVNSTHPLASRTAVEREDLLDETWISTPAGAICNEALLQIFAGLGRVPDIRIYDPDFSTHVAMVEQGVAVALVPRLGRPELPPGVVAIPVINPVQQRSVGLVYRKTMTASPTIRQAVRMLQDVAAEDLPLPPV; this is translated from the coding sequence ATGATTGATATCCCCGCCTTGAGGGCGCTGGTTGCCGTGGAACAGCATGGCTCGGTAGTGGCGGCGTCCGAGGTGATGGGATTCAGCCCATCGGCGGTGTCGCAGCAGATCAAGAAACTGGAAAAGCAGACCGGCGTTACCGTTCTGGAGCGGAATGGCCGCGGCGTGCTCCTCACTGAGCGCGGACTGGCACTGGCCGGGTATGGGCGCCGGATCATGGGCGAACTGGAAGAGCTCCAGGCCACCTTGTTGGCTGATCCCGCGAAGCCGTCCGGCCTGCTGAGGCTGGTGGCGTTCTCCACCGCGTGCCGCGGGCTCGTGGGGCCGATGCTCGGGCGCATAGCGGCCAACCATCCCGCCGTGAAGGTCACGGTGCTGGCAGAAGACCCCCGCGAAGCGGTTCAAAGAGTGGCCAGTGGGGAGGCGGAACTGGCGGTCGTCCACAACTGGAACTCAGTGCCGCTGGTGATACCGGAAAACCTGGTGCACGAGGACCTCTGCATTGACCAAGCCGATGTCCTGGTCAACAGCACCCACCCGCTGGCGTCCCGCACCGCCGTCGAGCGTGAAGACCTGCTGGATGAGACGTGGATCAGTACCCCGGCGGGGGCTATCTGCAACGAGGCCCTGCTGCAGATCTTCGCCGGACTGGGCCGCGTTCCCGACATCCGCATTTATGATCCCGACTTCTCGACGCACGTTGCCATGGTGGAGCAGGGGGTGGCGGTGGCACTCGTCCCGCGTCTCGGAAGGCCGGAGCTGCCGCCGGGCGTCGTTGCGATTCCGGTCATCAACCCAGTGCAGCAACGATCCGTGGGCTTGGTCTACCGGAAAACGATGACCGCCAGCCCCACCATCCGGCAAGCAGTGCGCATGTTGCAGGACGTCGCCGCTGAAGACTTGCCGCTGCCACCAGTTTGA